The nucleotide window GCAGCAGTTCTTCAACGACATCGTGCCGCGCCTCGACTCGGCGGGCAATCCCTTGACCACGGCCGGCCAGATCTTGCTGGGTGGCAACACCGTGTCGGCGATCGCGAACGCCACGGCGCGTGTGCCGGGCGCCGCGCTGCAGCTCGTGTACTCGACGGCGATGGGCAACTTCGACTTCACGACGTTCCTCGAAGCGCTGCAGACGAACACGCTGCTCGACGTGCAGGCGGAGCCGAGCGCGACGGTCCTGAACAATCGGACGGCGAGCCTCGTTGCCGGTACGACGGTGCCGGTGCGCATCATCGACGCCGGTTCGGCGGCGGGCAACACGAGCAACGCGCCGCGCGCCACCGTGCAGATGCAGCAGGTCGGCATCATCCTCACGGTGACGCCGCAGATCACGAACAACCGCCAGATCCAGATGCGCGTCCACGTCGAGAACTCGGACGTGCAGTTCCAGACCAGCGACGTCGGCGCGGTCTTCCCGACGCAGAAAGTCGACAACGAGATGTTGGTCGCCGACGGCGAGACGATGGTGGTCGGCGGTCTCACGCAGACCACCGTCAACGTCACGCGCACCGGTCTGCCGATTCTCGTGGATCTGCCGATCATCGGACATCTGTTCGGTGTGACCAACCGCACGGAGACCAAGCGCGATCTGCTCATCTTGATCACGCCGCACATCATCGACGAAGGCCAAGCGTTCGATACCGGGCACCCGTAACGCCCGCACGCGAACCATCTGGAGTCTTGTGACATGAAGCATTCCCACGTCCTATTCGCCCGCCTCTTCCTTCTCGGCGCCGCCATCGCGGTCGTCGCGAGCTGCGACTCGAGCTTGCCGACGGCGGGCTCGATGACGTCGCCCGGCACCGGCACGCGCACGACGCCGAGCACGAATACGAAGAACTCGAAAGCGCCGACGATCACGATCGATTCGCCGACCGTCGGGACGCTCGTCAATATCGGCGATTCCATTCTCGTCACGGTTCGGCTGCATGACGACCTCGCGCTGCGGAACGCGTCGATCATCGGTGTGACGCAGGCGGGCAGCATCGATCTCGGTACGTTCACGCAGACGCCGCGGTACCGGTTGATCCAGATTCCTCCGGCAGGATCCTTCCGTCCCGGACTGAAAGACACGACGATCCGGCGCTATCTCCAGCCGATCGATCAGAAGGACACGACACTCGACAGCCTCGTCATCATCGTCACGGCGACGGACAGCGTGGCGCTGGCCGATACCGCGCAGGTGCGTGTGAATCTCGTGTCGGGCCCGAAGGTCGACATCGTCTCGCCGACGCCGGGCGACAGCATTCCGGCCGGTACGGGGCTGAGCGTTGCGGCGCGTGCGCAGCATCCGGATGGTATCAATCGCATCGACATTCGCGTGCGCGGCGAATCGACGTGGCCCACGAAGCTCGACACGACGTTGACGCAAGTCTTCACCGCCGCGCCGCGCGACATCACGTTCCAGGGCGTCGTTCGCATTCCAGCGGACGCGCCCATTCGAAGCCGCATCACCGTCAGCGCGACGGCGGTCGACGTGAATCGCCAGCAGGGCGGCTCGTCGCCGGTCGTCGCGTTCGTACGCAGCACCGGCGTTTCGGTGCCGCGCGTGACGCAGGTCGTGCCGATCAAGAGTGAATTCACCGATTCGGTGACCGTCACGGCGACCGGCGATGGCATCGCCGCGGTCGGCATCATCATTCGCGACAGCACCAACGCCGTCATTCAGGCGGATACGGTGAATCTGCCGCCGCCGTTCAACGCCAACGTGAAGCAGACGGTGGCACTCAACCTGCCGCCCACGCAGCAGGGCAAGAAGCTCGGCATCACGGCCTTCGCGATCGATCAAGCCGGCCGCGTCGGATTCGCGGTCCCCGTCACCAAGGGCTCGTCGGAAGGGAACATCGCGAACGCGCGCGTCGATTCCACGCTCGTCGTGTACGGCCGCACGTTCGCGCTGCCTCGCCAGGGCACGATCGGCGACGTCGCGGTCGATCAGGCGCGCGGCAACGTGTTCCTCTCGAACACCGACTTCAACTTGCTCGAAGTCTGGCAGAGTCCCAACAAGGCGTTCTCGCCGACGGGCATTCCGGTTGGATCGCTGCCGTGGGGACTGTTCGTGTCGAACAATCCCGACACGCTGCTCGTCGCCAACTCGGGCGGCACCAACATCAGCCGCGTGTTCATCGGCGGCACGAACGTCTCGGCGCTGCACGAGGATCTCGCGAACCGCATTCTGACTCGTAACACCTACGTGTTCACGGTCACGGTCATCAAGGACGAGAACACGGGCAAAATCCGTCTGACCGTCGACGGACCGTTCAGCTACTCCGACCGTCCGCAATACATCGCGCAGTCGCGCGGCGGCCGCATCTTCTACTCGACGCGGCCGACACCCACGGCGCCGGCCGGCACGATTCGCTGGCTCGATCCCTCGCTACCGGTGCCGGATCCGCGACAGATCTGGCAGTACGGAACGCTCATCAAGGGCACGCAGCAGATCTACGCGCTGTTCAACGTCGACTCTGTTGCGGTCGGCGCCGCGCTCGCGACGTCGCCGAATTCCGATACGCTCTTCATGTGGGATCACCCGTACGGCCAGCGCAGCGGAACGATCTTCGTTCAGGACTCGATCCCGGTCAACGCGGTCGCCCAAGCCGTCGCGGGCGGCAGTGATGCCGAAGCCGTGTTGCGTCTCGACGTCACGAGCTTGAATCTCACCGACACGACCTTTGCCGCGGCGAGCGGAAACCGGAACTGGGTGGCGTTCGGTGAGGGCCACACCACGGGCGCGGGCCGCGTGATCATGGTCGCCGACTCCGTGGGGAAGGTGCCGCAGTTCTTCTCGCCCGTGGTGACGATCAGCGATCTCACGGACAACGCGTCGGAAAAGGTGTTCGGTGTCGCGTTGGACAAGAGCGGCGGTACGGTCGCGTCGCACGGCGCGCAATCGTACTTCGCGGCCGTCGAAGATCCGTTCCACTTGCGCTTGCAAGGCAAGTACGATTCGGCGGATGACGGTGCGGGTATCGCCTTCCATCCGGATGCCGACGGCACGCTGACGCCACAGAGCAAGCGCATTGCGTTTGCGGCGGCGGCGAGTGGCTCGATCGAAGTGATGGACATGGCGTATTACATCAATCGCGCGCGGCTGCCGCTGAAGAACGCGATCTACGGCCCGTTGCGCGCGTCGCTGCCCATGCCGGGCGATCCGCCGTCGGTGATCATGAAGTTGTTCGCGCTGAGCCAGGCCGGTTTGGTCGTGATCGATCTGACGGCGAACGATATCAAGCCGGGCCCGTAAGAAGGCCAGGCGGCGCGGCTCTTCAGCCGCAGGGGACGGCGCGGCCTTCGGCCGCGCCGGCCAGCTATCTTCTGCGAATGCCATTACGCTTTTCGACCGCAGGGGAATCGCACGGCCCCGCGTTGGTCTCTCTCCTCGAGGGCATGCCGGCCGGCCTGCACCTGCTGTCCTCGCACGTCGACACCGAGCTCGCACGGCGACAGCAGGGCTACGGCCGCGGACGTCGCATGCAGATCGAGAAAGACGCCATCGAGTTTCTCTCTGGCGTCCGCGCCGGGCAGACGCTCGGATCACCGATCGCGATGCTCATTCACAATCGCGACTGGAAGAACTGGCAGGAGATCATGGACCCCGCGCCGCGCGAAGGCGATCCCGATCCGCGCAAACGCGCCGTCACGCGCGTGCGGCCCGGCCACGCCGATCTCACCGGCTTGCTCAAGTACGATCGTGACGACGCGCGCGACATTCTCGAGCGTGCGTCGGCGCGCGAAACCACCGCGCGCGTCGCGGCCGCCGCGGTCTGTAAGAGATTTCTCAACGAGTTCGGCGTGCGCATCGGCAGCCATCTCGTGCACCTGGGCGGCATCGATGCGCAGCGGCCCGATCCCATGCCCGACGATCTCAACGCCGCGTCGGATGCGTCGCCGCTGCGTACGCTCGATCGCGACGCGGAGCAACGCATGATCGCGCACATCGACGAGATCAAGCGCGCCGGCAACACCCTCGGCGGCGTCTGCGAGGTCGTTGCCGATGGACTCCCCGTTGGCCTGGGGTCGCACGTGTCGTGGGATCGCAAGCTCGACGGCCGCATCGCCGCCGCGATCATGTCGATCCCCGCGGTGAAGGGCGTCGAGATCGGCATGGGCTTTCAGGCCGCGCGCGTCACCGGCGCGGACGTGCATGACGAAATCGAGATGGCGCACGGCAACACGCGCACCGGTCACGTACGCCGCAAGACGAATCGCGCCGGAGGGCTCGAAGGTGGGATGACGACCGGCGAGCCGCTCGTCGTGCGCGTCGCGATGAAACCGATCAGCACCCTCATGCGCCCGCTCGCGACAGTCGATGTCGCGACCGGGGAGGCCGCGTCAGCCGTGGCCGAGCGCAGCGATGTGACGGCGGTGCCGGCCATGGGAGTCATTGCCGAGGCGATGTTGGCGTTCGTGCTCGCCGATGCGTTCCTCGAGAAGTTCGGTGGCGACGCAGTCTCCGAAACCAAGCGCAATCATGACGCCTACCTTTCGCACCTCGAAGCCCGACTCGGCGGCTGATCCGTCGAGACCGCATCTCATTCTCGTCGGCCTTCCCGGATCGGGAAAAACGACGGTAGGGCAGGCGGTAGCCGCCGCAACCGGTCGCACCTTCCTGGACATCGACCAGGAGATCGAGCGCCGCGAAGGGCGGTCGATCGGGCAGATCTTCGGCGAGAAGGGCGAGCCCTACTTCCGCCGCAAAGAGCGCGAAATCACCGAGGAGCTGACCTACTTCGGCAACATGATCGTGTCGCCGGGTGGGGGCTGGATTGCCAACTCCGATGTCGTTTCGATCGTGAGGCCGCCGGCCCAGTTGGTCTATCTTCGGGTGACGCCGGAGAGCGCCCTCAAACGATTGGGTCCAATGCGTGCGATGCGCCCGCTGCTGTCTCGGCCCGATCCGCTTACCGAGCTCAAGCGTCTGTTTGAGGCTCGCCGAGCGGCGTATGAGTCGGCAGATCATGTAGTTAGCACGGAACTCTTTGACCTGCAAAGGGTTATACAAAAAGTCACCGAGCTTGCTACGGCGGGCTTGCATCCATAGCTTAGCGTTCAAGACGGTCGTTCCGGCCTCGGACTTCGGTCCAAGGGCGCGAATCGGCCGCCGACGCCAGACTGGCAATGGCAGGATTCGACAGGGAGAGGATCGATGCGATATGCATCGTTATTCCTCCCTTTCTTGCTTCTTACTGGGCTCGGGCGTCAAGTCACAGAAGTCACAGAAGTCACGAAGGTGCAGCGACGATACTCATGACGTTTCGCGTATTAGGCCCGCACGAGCGCGGCCGTTTCGCCCCGGAAGCCTGGGGACATTTGCTGGCGTTGAGCGGTTCGGGCTCGCTGAATGCGGCGGAGCTCGAGCACATCATAGAACGAGCACTCATTCAGATCGACGGACGCATTGCGTTGGACGACCTGCGCTCTCTTATGGAAGGGGCCGGGTATGGTGAGCAGGGCGACGCCGATCAACCACAGACGGTACACTGAGTACACCGAGTACACCGAGTAAACCGAGCATGGCAACACGGAAAAGCGCGGCGAAGAAGCCTGCGAAGGCAGGCGCCGCGGCGGCAAAAAAGAAGGCGGTGACCAAGGCGACGGCTCGCCGTGGTCGCGCCAAGGTCGCGGCCTACGTTCCGGAGGACGAGGAGGTCTCGACGCCGGGCGGCAGCGCGCTCGTCATCGTCGAGTCGCCCGCCAAGGCGAAGACCATCGGGAAGTACCTGGGCCGCGGCTATCGCGTTCGCGCGACGGTCGGGCACATCATGGACTTGCCCGAGAAGAAGCTCGGCATCGACGTGGAGAACGGTTTCGCGCCCGATCTGGTGCCGATTCCGGGCAAAGAAAAAACAATCGCCGAATTGAAGAGCGTGGCGAAGGAAAGCAGCCAGGTCTTCATCGCCACCGACCCGGACCGTGAAGGTGAGGCGATCGCGCAGCACGTCGCGACGCAGATCTCGCCGAAACGCGGCGCGCTCAACGTGCCGATCAAGCGGGTGCTGTTTCACGAGATCACGAAGGACGCCGTGCAGCGCGCGATTCAGAATGCCGGGCAGATCGACAGCAAGAAGGTCGAAGCCCAGCAGGCCCGTCGTGTGCTGGACCGTCTCGTCGGGTACAAGGCCTCGCCGGTGTTGTGGAAGACGGTGAAGAAGGGCCTGTCGGCCGGCCGCGTGCAGACTGTTGCGCTGCGGCTCATCGTCGAACGCGAGCGTGAGATTCGCGCGTTCAAGCCGGTCGAGTACTGGACGATCGAGGCGCAGCTGGAGAAGGACAACCAGCAGTTCACCGCAAAGCTTCATCACATCGACGGCAAGAAGGCCGAGATCGCGAATCAGGCCGAAGCGCAGCGCATTCTCGACGACCTCAAGGGGCGTAAGAGTTTTGACGTTACAGAAGTAAAACGCCGCGAACGCCGCAAGAATCCGTCGGCGCCGTTCACGACCTCGACGCTGCAGCAGGAGGGCGCCAAGAAACTGTCGTTCGGCTCGAAGCGCACCATGCGCGTCGCCCAGGACCTGTACGAAGGCATCGAGCTCGGCGCCGAGGGCGCGGTGGGTCTCATCACCTACATGCGGACCGACTCGACGCGCGTGGCCGAAAGCGCTGCCAGTCAGGCGCGCGACTATCTGCGTACGCTGTTCGGCGAGGAATTCGTCTGCAAGACGCCGCAGCTGTACGGCGGCAGCGAAAAGTCGAAGAATACGCAGGACGCGCACGAGGCGATTCGTCCGACCGATCCCACGCGCCGCCCTGACGCCGTGAAGAAGTTCCTGAGCCCCGACCAGTTCAAGCTCTATCAGCTCGTGTGGCAGCGGTTCATGGCGAGCCAGATGGCGCCGGCGGTCTTCGATACGACCACCGTCGACTTCGACATCCCCGCCGCGTCGCAGCCGGATATCGGCCGTCGCAGCTATCTCTTCCGGGCGACCGGGTCGATCGTGAAGTTCCAGGGCTTCCTGGC belongs to Gemmatimonadaceae bacterium and includes:
- a CDS encoding DUF494 family protein, whose product is MAMAGFDRERIDAICIVIPPFLASYWARASSHRSHRSHEGAATILMTFRVLGPHERGRFAPEAWGHLLALSGSGSLNAAELEHIIERALIQIDGRIALDDLRSLMEGAGYGEQGDADQPQTVH
- a CDS encoding shikimate kinase, whose protein sequence is MTPTFRTSKPDSAADPSRPHLILVGLPGSGKTTVGQAVAAATGRTFLDIDQEIERREGRSIGQIFGEKGEPYFRRKEREITEELTYFGNMIVSPGGGWIANSDVVSIVRPPAQLVYLRVTPESALKRLGPMRAMRPLLSRPDPLTELKRLFEARRAAYESADHVVSTELFDLQRVIQKVTELATAGLHP
- the topA gene encoding type I DNA topoisomerase — encoded protein: MATRKSAAKKPAKAGAAAAKKKAVTKATARRGRAKVAAYVPEDEEVSTPGGSALVIVESPAKAKTIGKYLGRGYRVRATVGHIMDLPEKKLGIDVENGFAPDLVPIPGKEKTIAELKSVAKESSQVFIATDPDREGEAIAQHVATQISPKRGALNVPIKRVLFHEITKDAVQRAIQNAGQIDSKKVEAQQARRVLDRLVGYKASPVLWKTVKKGLSAGRVQTVALRLIVEREREIRAFKPVEYWTIEAQLEKDNQQFTAKLHHIDGKKAEIANQAEAQRILDDLKGRKSFDVTEVKRRERRKNPSAPFTTSTLQQEGAKKLSFGSKRTMRVAQDLYEGIELGAEGAVGLITYMRTDSTRVAESAASQARDYLRTLFGEEFVCKTPQLYGGSEKSKNTQDAHEAIRPTDPTRRPDAVKKFLSPDQFKLYQLVWQRFMASQMAPAVFDTTTVDFDIPAASQPDIGRRSYLFRATGSIVKFQGFLALYKEAREEGDSKALEDEQALPVVDVGEKVPCKGITPSQHFTEPPPRFSEASLVKELERLGIGRPSTYASIISVLADRRYVELNQRRFFPTELGESVEKVMVKQFPDIFNVDFTSEMEQELDKVEDGDLGWQKVLKNFWSPFNLRLAKVDAPSLIAEAYDLSTVADARCPDCGGKLEPRGGFFGPFLACENHPKTCKYTRPIKGEKAKPVMTEHKCHLCSAPMVIRQGRSGQFLGCSTFPKCRGTRSMPTGVFCPKDGGELVERRSRKRGTAFYACSNEDCDFVAWNKPVAEKCPECGYIGAEMKSTKARGDFRKCLKCGNEWDAPKTDEPLEDAEALAG
- the aroC gene encoding chorismate synthase, with protein sequence MPLRFSTAGESHGPALVSLLEGMPAGLHLLSSHVDTELARRQQGYGRGRRMQIEKDAIEFLSGVRAGQTLGSPIAMLIHNRDWKNWQEIMDPAPREGDPDPRKRAVTRVRPGHADLTGLLKYDRDDARDILERASARETTARVAAAAVCKRFLNEFGVRIGSHLVHLGGIDAQRPDPMPDDLNAASDASPLRTLDRDAEQRMIAHIDEIKRAGNTLGGVCEVVADGLPVGLGSHVSWDRKLDGRIAAAIMSIPAVKGVEIGMGFQAARVTGADVHDEIEMAHGNTRTGHVRRKTNRAGGLEGGMTTGEPLVVRVAMKPISTLMRPLATVDVATGEAASAVAERSDVTAVPAMGVIAEAMLAFVLADAFLEKFGGDAVSETKRNHDAYLSHLEARLGG